From the Fusobacterium sp. IOR10 genome, one window contains:
- the tig gene encoding trigger factor: MKHEIKKLEKSALEITMTWNKEEFAPIEKKVITEIQKNVEVPGFRKGHAPIDQIETKFAKEITEEITDKLIKSDFMNVVKEAELKPISPLYNAKTEKKDGGFEIVASIDVFPEFELGQYKDLEVEKTEFEMTDEKLEEAVKELLKSKAKLEDCEEGYKAAMGDTLDLAFEGSVDGVAFEGGKADSHTLELGSHSFIDTFEDQLVGYTVGQEGEVNVTFPTEYHVDTLAGKPALFKVKVNAIKKLTTPELTDDLAKELKYENVEDLKAKLREETEKKGKEAVEVEFKGRLLQKVMELTEVEIPKSLVMQEVDAKINQFAQQLKSQGMEFEQYLKMTGSTMESIYDQLAPMSENKVKMDLVLDRIAQVEKLEVTEEELVEKAKEFATSYGMTYEALQDELNKNKKMEDFKGSIKADLVINKAMDFLVANVK, translated from the coding sequence ATGAAACACGAAATTAAAAAACTTGAAAAATCAGCTTTAGAGATTACTATGACTTGGAATAAGGAAGAATTCGCTCCAATAGAAAAAAAAGTAATTACAGAAATTCAAAAAAATGTAGAGGTTCCAGGATTTAGAAAGGGACATGCACCTATTGATCAAATAGAAACAAAATTTGCAAAGGAAATTACTGAAGAAATTACTGATAAATTAATAAAATCAGATTTCATGAATGTTGTAAAAGAAGCAGAATTAAAACCTATCAGTCCTTTATACAATGCAAAAACTGAAAAGAAAGATGGAGGATTTGAAATTGTTGCTTCAATAGATGTTTTTCCTGAATTTGAATTAGGTCAATATAAAGATTTAGAAGTAGAAAAAACAGAATTTGAAATGACTGATGAAAAATTAGAAGAAGCTGTAAAAGAATTATTAAAAAGCAAAGCAAAATTAGAAGACTGTGAAGAAGGTTATAAAGCAGCAATGGGTGACACTTTAGATCTTGCATTTGAAGGTTCTGTAGACGGTGTTGCATTTGAAGGAGGAAAAGCTGATTCTCATACATTGGAATTAGGAAGTCATTCTTTCATTGATACTTTTGAAGATCAATTAGTTGGATATACTGTTGGACAAGAAGGAGAAGTAAATGTAACTTTCCCTACTGAATATCATGTTGATACTCTAGCTGGAAAACCTGCTTTATTCAAAGTTAAAGTAAATGCTATAAAAAAATTAACAACTCCTGAATTAACAGATGATTTAGCAAAAGAATTAAAATATGAAAATGTTGAAGATTTAAAAGCTAAATTAAGAGAAGAAACTGAGAAAAAAGGAAAAGAAGCAGTTGAAGTTGAATTTAAAGGAAGACTTTTACAAAAAGTTATGGAATTAACAGAAGTTGAAATTCCAAAATCTTTAGTAATGCAAGAAGTAGACGCTAAAATCAATCAATTTGCACAACAATTAAAATCTCAAGGAATGGAATTTGAACAATACTTAAAAATGACAGGTTCAACAATGGAAAGTATTTATGATCAATTAGCTCCTATGAGTGAAAATAAAGTAAAAATGGATTTAGTTTTAGATAGAATAGCTCAAGTTGAAAAATTAGAAGTAACTGAAGAAGAATTAGTTGAAAAAGCAAAGGAATTTGCAACTTCTTATGGAATGACTTATGAAGCTTTACAAGATGAATTAAATAAAAACAAAAAAATGGAAGACTTTAAAGGAAGTATCAAAGCTGATTTAGTAATAAATAAAGCAATGGATTTCTTAGTAGCTAATGTTAAATAG
- the clpP gene encoding ATP-dependent Clp endopeptidase proteolytic subunit ClpP: MYYNPVVIENTSSGERSYDIYSRLLKDRIIFLGTEVNDTVANAIVAQLLFLEAEDPEKDIIMYINSPGGVVTAGMAIYDTMNYIKPDVQTICIGQAASMGAFLLSAGSKGKRAALENSRVMIHQPLGGAQGQATDIEIQAKEILKIKDTLSRILSENCGKTQEEILKDTDRDNFMSAKEALDYGIIDRIYNKR; this comes from the coding sequence ATGTATTATAATCCAGTTGTAATAGAAAATACTAGTAGCGGAGAAAGATCTTATGATATTTATTCAAGGCTATTGAAAGATAGAATTATATTTTTAGGAACAGAAGTTAATGATACTGTAGCAAATGCAATTGTAGCACAACTTTTATTTTTAGAGGCAGAGGATCCAGAAAAGGATATAATAATGTATATAAACAGTCCTGGTGGAGTTGTAACAGCAGGGATGGCTATATATGATACAATGAACTATATTAAGCCAGATGTTCAAACTATTTGTATAGGACAAGCTGCTAGCATGGGAGCTTTTCTTTTATCTGCAGGAAGTAAAGGAAAAAGAGCTGCTTTAGAAAATTCAAGAGTAATGATACATCAACCTCTTGGTGGAGCCCAAGGTCAAGCAACAGATATAGAAATTCAAGCTAAAGAAATATTGAAAATAAAGGATACATTAAGTAGAATATTATCTGAAAATTGTGGAAAAACTCAAGAAGAAATATTAAAAGATACAGATAGAGATAATTTTATGTCTGCAAAAGAGGCATTGGATTATGGAATTATTGATAGAATTTATAATAAGAGATAG
- the infB gene encoding translation initiation factor IF-2, with protein MKVRVHELAKRYKMGNKEFLNLIKELEIEVSSHLSGLTDDQVDKIKNYFVKDDEHDKKENKKKKSKTKNKESEEGIDIDKKKNKNKNKKKKKGRRADFYVKKVDTEAAVLVEEDGVKIIKMRSEMTLGDFAEKLGVNSSSLIKKLFLEGGMYTINSPVNLELAEQLAAEYDILVEEEEEEKIAFGDKFALEIEDKESDLVERAPVIIIMGHVDHGKTSLLDAIRSTQVVDGEAGGITQKIGAYQVVKNGKKITFVDTPGHEAFTDMRARGAQVTDIAILVVAADDGVMPQTVEAISHAKAAKVPIIIAVNKIDKPDANPLKVKQELMEYGLVAVEWGGDIEFVEVSAKARINLDDLLETILLTAEILELKANSKKRGKAVVLESKLDSQVGPIADILIQEGNIKIGDVVVAGESYGKIRALIDDKGKKIKKAITSQPVEIIGFNTVPEAGDVVYVIQNEQHAKRIVEEMTKERRLGEKSRKTVTLESLSESFEHEEVKELNLVIRADTKGSAQALVESLNKLNNDEVAVNIVQATPGAITESDVRLAEVSGSIIIGFNVRPTTKAIKDAEKAGIEIRTSSIIYEIIEDVEKALTGMLKPEFKENYLGRIEIKQIFKVTKLGNIAGCVVVDGKVKRDSNIRILRNGTITYEGKLSSLKRFKDDVKEVVAGQECGLGIENFNDIKVDDIVEAFNIVEIKRTLNDKK; from the coding sequence ATGAAAGTAAGAGTTCATGAATTAGCTAAAAGATATAAAATGGGGAATAAGGAGTTTTTAAATTTAATTAAAGAGTTAGAAATAGAAGTGTCATCTCATTTATCTGGTTTAACAGATGATCAAGTTGATAAAATAAAGAATTATTTTGTTAAAGATGACGAGCACGATAAAAAAGAGAATAAAAAGAAAAAATCAAAAACAAAAAATAAAGAAAGTGAAGAGGGAATAGATATAGATAAGAAAAAGAATAAGAATAAAAACAAAAAGAAAAAAAAGGGTAGAAGAGCAGATTTTTATGTAAAAAAAGTTGATACTGAAGCTGCAGTTTTAGTTGAAGAAGATGGAGTTAAAATAATAAAAATGAGAAGTGAAATGACTTTAGGTGATTTTGCTGAAAAACTAGGAGTTAACAGTTCAAGTTTAATCAAAAAATTATTTTTAGAAGGTGGAATGTACACAATAAACAGTCCAGTTAATTTAGAATTAGCAGAACAATTAGCAGCTGAATATGATATTTTAGTTGAAGAAGAAGAAGAAGAAAAAATAGCATTTGGAGATAAATTTGCACTTGAAATAGAAGACAAAGAGTCTGATTTAGTTGAAAGAGCTCCAGTTATAATAATTATGGGTCACGTTGATCATGGTAAAACATCTCTATTAGATGCAATAAGAAGTACTCAAGTTGTTGATGGAGAAGCAGGAGGAATCACTCAAAAGATTGGTGCTTACCAAGTTGTAAAAAATGGAAAGAAAATAACTTTTGTTGATACTCCAGGTCATGAGGCTTTTACTGATATGAGAGCAAGAGGAGCACAAGTAACTGATATAGCAATATTAGTTGTAGCAGCTGATGATGGTGTAATGCCACAAACAGTTGAAGCAATCTCCCATGCTAAAGCAGCTAAGGTTCCAATTATAATCGCAGTAAATAAAATAGATAAACCAGATGCTAATCCATTAAAAGTTAAACAAGAACTTATGGAATATGGACTAGTTGCAGTTGAATGGGGTGGAGACATAGAGTTTGTTGAAGTTTCTGCTAAAGCTAGAATAAATTTAGATGATTTATTAGAAACTATTTTATTAACAGCTGAAATCTTAGAATTAAAAGCAAATTCAAAGAAAAGAGGAAAAGCAGTTGTTCTTGAATCTAAATTAGATTCTCAAGTTGGACCAATTGCAGATATACTAATTCAAGAAGGAAACATAAAGATAGGTGACGTTGTAGTTGCAGGGGAATCTTATGGTAAAATAAGAGCCTTAATTGATGATAAAGGTAAAAAAATCAAAAAAGCTATTACATCTCAACCAGTTGAAATTATAGGATTTAACACAGTTCCAGAAGCAGGAGACGTTGTTTATGTAATTCAAAATGAACAACATGCTAAAAGAATAGTAGAAGAAATGACTAAAGAAAGAAGATTAGGAGAGAAATCAAGAAAAACTGTAACTCTAGAATCTCTATCAGAAAGTTTTGAACATGAAGAAGTAAAAGAATTAAACTTAGTTATCAGAGCTGATACAAAGGGTTCTGCTCAAGCTTTAGTGGAATCTTTAAATAAATTAAATAATGATGAAGTTGCAGTTAATATAGTTCAAGCAACTCCAGGAGCAATAACTGAAAGTGATGTAAGACTTGCAGAAGTTTCAGGTTCAATAATAATAGGATTTAATGTTAGACCTACAACTAAAGCAATAAAAGACGCTGAAAAAGCTGGAATAGAAATAAGAACATCTTCTATAATTTATGAAATAATTGAAGATGTTGAAAAAGCCTTAACAGGTATGTTAAAACCAGAATTTAAAGAAAATTATTTAGGAAGAATAGAAATCAAACAAATATTTAAAGTTACAAAATTAGGAAATATAGCTGGATGTGTAGTTGTTGATGGAAAAGTAAAAAGAGACTCAAACATAAGAATACTTAGAAATGGAACTATTACATATGAAGGAAAATTATCATCTTTAAAAAGATTTAAAGACGATGTAAAAGAAGTTGTTGCTGGTCAAGAATGTGGATTAGGAATAGAAAACTTTAATGATATTAAAGTTGATGATATAGTAGAGGCATTTAATATTGTAGAAATAAAAAGAACTCTTAACGATAAAAAATAA
- the recJ gene encoding single-stranded-DNA-specific exonuclease RecJ, whose translation MLWKNNFIEDSLVEKKSIEWGISKTLTRLLLKKQIVEKEEVEKFINPELSQLRDPFDFENMEAAVSKIIEKRNSQEKIYIYGDYDVDGISATAFLVHVFRDIGIKTNYYIPNRMEENYGFDKKTADFMKSKKGKLVITVDIGANSIEDIRYAKSIGIDIIVTDHHKAEKEEFDDEYILINPKISKTYKFKYLSGAGVALKLAQGLYRKLGISEENLYKYLDIIMIGTVADVVPMADENRIIISNGLKVLKNTNVNGLFYLLKYLKFQHKKITTTDVSYFISPLINSLGRIGISKVGADFFIENDDFKIYNIIEEMKKMNKIRRKLEKKIFDEAIEIIESYTDGRQEKKILIKSENWHPGVIGVVSSRLSIKYGVPVILIAISKDIGKASCRSSNGINVFNIFVDMKENFIRFGGHDLAAGFVAKIEKLNEIEKIFSEKINNLDKEKVQEIVEIDMKLSVNDINKELLQDMEKLSPYGLSNKQPLFLDENIEIKTIEKFGVENRHFSGVLKKNNKEYSYIAFNLSNEIKNIKDLKNLSIVYYPERIVVKDKEKYNIRIKSIK comes from the coding sequence ATGTTATGGAAAAATAATTTTATAGAGGATTCTTTAGTGGAAAAAAAATCCATAGAATGGGGTATTTCAAAAACACTTACAAGACTTCTATTAAAAAAACAAATAGTTGAAAAAGAAGAAGTTGAAAAGTTTATAAATCCTGAATTAAGTCAATTAAGAGATCCTTTTGATTTTGAAAATATGGAAGCTGCTGTTTCGAAAATCATAGAAAAAAGGAATAGTCAAGAAAAGATATATATCTATGGTGATTATGATGTTGATGGGATAAGTGCTACTGCTTTTTTAGTTCATGTTTTTAGGGATATAGGAATAAAAACAAATTACTATATTCCAAATAGAATGGAAGAAAACTATGGCTTTGATAAAAAAACTGCAGATTTTATGAAGAGCAAGAAAGGAAAACTTGTTATTACTGTAGATATAGGTGCTAATTCCATAGAAGATATTAGATATGCTAAAAGTATAGGAATTGATATTATTGTTACAGATCATCATAAGGCTGAAAAGGAAGAATTTGATGACGAATATATATTGATAAATCCTAAAATTAGTAAAACTTATAAATTTAAATATTTGTCAGGGGCAGGAGTCGCTTTAAAATTGGCCCAAGGATTATATAGAAAATTAGGTATATCTGAGGAAAACCTATATAAATATTTAGACATAATAATGATAGGTACAGTGGCAGATGTTGTACCTATGGCAGATGAAAATAGAATAATAATTAGTAACGGATTAAAAGTATTGAAAAATACTAATGTAAATGGATTATTTTATCTTTTGAAATATTTAAAATTTCAGCATAAAAAAATAACCACAACTGATGTAAGTTATTTTATTTCTCCTTTAATAAATTCCTTAGGAAGAATAGGAATTTCAAAAGTAGGAGCAGATTTTTTCATAGAAAATGATGATTTTAAAATATATAACATTATTGAAGAAATGAAAAAAATGAATAAAATAAGAAGAAAATTAGAAAAAAAGATATTTGATGAAGCTATTGAAATAATTGAATCATACACTGATGGAAGACAGGAAAAAAAGATACTTATAAAATCAGAAAATTGGCATCCAGGTGTTATTGGGGTGGTTTCCTCTAGATTATCTATAAAGTATGGTGTTCCAGTAATTTTAATAGCTATAAGCAAAGACATTGGAAAAGCATCTTGCAGAAGTAGTAACGGAATAAATGTTTTCAATATATTTGTAGATATGAAAGAAAACTTTATTAGGTTTGGAGGACATGATTTAGCAGCAGGTTTTGTAGCTAAGATTGAAAAATTAAACGAAATTGAAAAAATATTTTCTGAAAAAATTAATAATTTAGATAAGGAAAAAGTACAAGAAATAGTAGAGATAGATATGAAATTATCTGTAAATGATATAAATAAAGAATTATTGCAAGATATGGAAAAACTATCCCCCTATGGATTATCAAATAAGCAACCATTGTTCTTAGATGAAAATATTGAAATAAAAACAATTGAAAAATTTGGAGTGGAAAATAGACATTTTAGTGGTGTTTTGAAAAAGAATAATAAAGAGTATTCTTATATAGCTTTTAATTTATCAAATGAGATAAAAAATATAAAAGATTTAAAAAATTTGTCAATAGTCTATTATCCTGAGAGAATAGTAGTTAAAGATAAAGAAAAATACAACATAAGAATAAAAAGTATAAAATAA
- the rbfA gene encoding 30S ribosome-binding factor RbfA, whose translation MRKERLASIEKEILRVVSTLFLTDIKNPKVKGLVSITRVNVTEDLKFADLYFTILSTEGKEIDNKKVLEGLNEIKGFLRKEVAKTLALRYIPELRVKLDTSIEYAVKMSKLLDDLKITKD comes from the coding sequence ATGAGAAAAGAAAGATTAGCTTCTATAGAAAAAGAAATACTAAGGGTTGTTTCAACATTATTTCTAACTGATATAAAAAACCCTAAAGTTAAAGGATTAGTTTCTATAACAAGAGTTAACGTAACAGAAGATTTAAAATTTGCAGATTTATATTTTACAATTTTATCCACAGAGGGTAAGGAAATAGATAATAAAAAAGTTTTAGAAGGATTAAATGAAATTAAAGGTTTCCTAAGAAAAGAAGTGGCTAAAACATTGGCTCTTAGATATATACCAGAATTGAGAGTAAAGTTAGATACTTCAATAGAGTATGCTGTTAAAATGTCTAAATTACTAGATGATTTAAAAATAACTAAGGATTAG
- a CDS encoding DUF448 domain-containing protein, with translation MTKISERTCIICRKKHTKDELFRIVEKGDKYTFDEKMKSQKRGTYICRSQECVNRLSKHKKIKVEIDDLLKMLSLLKKDTKDYLKVLKAMKNSQELVFGVNMIFDEIEKIHFMIIAEDISEKNDNKLIRKANENNIHYIHYGSKIQLGEIFDKEEVNVIAIKNKRVARGLIG, from the coding sequence ATGACTAAAATTTCTGAAAGAACATGTATTATTTGTAGAAAAAAGCATACTAAGGATGAATTATTTAGAATTGTTGAAAAAGGAGATAAATATACCTTTGATGAGAAAATGAAATCTCAAAAAAGAGGAACATATATATGCAGATCCCAAGAATGTGTGAACAGATTATCAAAACATAAGAAAATAAAAGTTGAAATAGATGATTTACTAAAAATGTTAAGCTTATTAAAAAAAGATACCAAGGATTATCTTAAGGTTTTGAAAGCAATGAAGAATTCTCAGGAGTTAGTTTTTGGAGTAAATATGATTTTTGATGAAATAGAAAAAATTCATTTTATGATAATAGCTGAAGATATAAGTGAAAAGAATGACAATAAGCTAATAAGAAAAGCAAATGAAAACAACATTCACTATATTCATTACGGAAGTAAGATTCAGTTAGGAGAAATATTCGATAAAGAAGAAGTAAATGTAATTGCTATTAAAAATAAGAGGGTAGCCCGAGGACTTATAGGATAA